One genomic region from Natrinema caseinilyticum encodes:
- a CDS encoding amidohydrolase — translation MTTLAITGGRILGPDLTVTTADVLVDRTRGEIVDIGPELAADADETLEAANALVTPGFVNGHCHVAMTLLRGYADDKPLDAWLQEDIWPAEGELTPEDARAGAELGLLEMIKSGTTAFADMYFHIPEIVAAVETAGLRARLGHGIVTVGKDGDAAREDALTSLEIAREYDGAADGRISTAFMPHSLTTVGSDYLREFVPEARAAGLPVHYHANETEAEVVPIVDEHGVRPLEYAAELGMLEPEDFVAHGVHFDDAEIELLAEAGTGVVHCPASNMKLASGMAPVQRMIEAGVTVGLGTDGAASNNDLSMLDEARDAAMLGKLAADDASAVPAEAAVDMLTGGSAAAIGLESGRLEVGAPADLAVIDLERPHLTPQHDLVSHLAYAAAAADVRHTVCDGRVLMRDRDVLTLDETAVRERATEAAEALSARVDE, via the coding sequence ATGACGACGCTTGCGATCACCGGGGGGCGGATCCTCGGACCCGATCTGACGGTGACGACTGCTGACGTGCTGGTCGACCGGACCCGCGGCGAGATCGTCGATATCGGCCCCGAACTCGCGGCCGACGCCGACGAGACGCTCGAGGCCGCGAACGCGCTGGTCACGCCCGGATTCGTCAACGGTCACTGTCACGTCGCGATGACGCTCCTGCGGGGGTACGCCGACGACAAGCCGCTCGACGCGTGGCTACAGGAGGACATCTGGCCCGCGGAGGGCGAACTCACGCCGGAAGACGCCCGCGCCGGTGCCGAACTGGGGCTGCTCGAGATGATCAAATCCGGGACGACCGCGTTCGCGGACATGTACTTCCACATCCCCGAGATCGTCGCGGCGGTCGAGACGGCCGGCCTCCGCGCCCGCCTGGGTCACGGGATCGTCACCGTCGGGAAGGACGGCGACGCGGCCCGCGAGGACGCCCTGACGAGCCTCGAGATCGCTCGCGAGTACGACGGTGCGGCCGACGGCCGGATTTCGACGGCGTTCATGCCCCACTCGCTGACGACCGTCGGGAGCGACTACCTCCGCGAGTTCGTGCCCGAAGCGCGAGCGGCGGGCCTGCCGGTCCACTACCACGCGAACGAGACCGAAGCCGAGGTCGTGCCGATCGTCGACGAGCACGGGGTTCGGCCGCTCGAGTACGCGGCCGAACTGGGGATGCTCGAACCGGAGGATTTCGTCGCGCACGGGGTCCACTTCGACGACGCCGAAATCGAACTGCTCGCCGAGGCCGGGACCGGCGTGGTTCACTGCCCGGCGTCGAACATGAAACTCGCCAGCGGGATGGCACCCGTCCAACGCATGATCGAGGCCGGCGTCACCGTGGGCCTCGGAACCGACGGCGCGGCGTCGAACAACGACCTCTCGATGCTCGACGAGGCCCGCGACGCGGCCATGCTCGGAAAACTCGCCGCCGACGACGCCAGCGCGGTGCCCGCCGAGGCCGCCGTCGACATGCTGACCGGGGGCAGCGCGGCAGCGATCGGCCTCGAGTCCGGTCGTCTCGAGGTGGGTGCGCCGGCCGATCTCGCGGTGATCGACCTCGAGCGACCCCACCTGACTCCACAGCACGACCTCGTCAGTCACCTCGCGTACGCGGCGGCGGCGGCCGACGTCCGCCACACCGTCTGCGACGGTCGGGTCCTCATGCGAGACCGCGACGTTCTCACGCTCGACGAAACGGCAGTGCGGGAGCGAGCGACCGAGGCGGCCGAGGCGCTTTCCGCTCGCGTCGACGAGTAG
- a CDS encoding CPBP family intramembrane glutamic endopeptidase, which produces MAAFTRRRTDGPIHSTLVAVGLAIFGIVAQQVTTLPAFLLDPALATAPTETSIASRAAVLILGFVGFFVAGGIYLAVTGRGWSYVDLRWPTRREWRYVLAGIGGGIAFYILISLVVQFLSLPSAENQVSTYIGNDQTMILVMIAIVFVFNAPAEEFLYRNVVQKRLYDAFSRLEAVAIASVIFGLIHFPVYAALSESLLATAVPVAVVMGGAAIFGFLYAKTDNLLVPIAAHAVFNGVQFGLVYIALEYDLETAEQSTSLLADTVGLITAMSLPF; this is translated from the coding sequence ATGGCCGCGTTTACACGTCGCCGGACCGATGGGCCGATCCACTCGACGCTCGTCGCCGTCGGACTGGCAATCTTCGGCATCGTTGCCCAGCAAGTGACGACCCTGCCGGCGTTCCTGCTCGATCCCGCCCTCGCGACCGCACCGACGGAGACGTCGATCGCGAGTCGCGCGGCCGTGTTGATCCTCGGATTCGTCGGGTTCTTCGTCGCCGGTGGCATCTATCTTGCCGTCACTGGTCGGGGCTGGTCGTACGTCGATCTCCGCTGGCCGACGAGAAGGGAGTGGCGCTACGTTCTCGCCGGCATCGGTGGCGGGATCGCGTTTTACATCCTGATCAGTCTGGTCGTCCAGTTCCTCTCGCTGCCGTCCGCGGAGAACCAGGTCTCGACCTACATCGGGAACGACCAGACGATGATCCTCGTCATGATCGCCATCGTCTTCGTCTTCAACGCGCCCGCCGAAGAGTTTCTCTACCGGAACGTCGTCCAGAAACGGCTCTACGATGCCTTCTCACGGTTAGAGGCGGTCGCCATCGCGAGCGTCATCTTCGGCCTGATACACTTCCCGGTTTACGCCGCGCTCTCGGAGTCGCTGCTCGCGACCGCCGTCCCGGTCGCCGTCGTCATGGGCGGCGCCGCCATTTTCGGATTCCTCTACGCGAAAACGGACAACCTGCTGGTCCCGATCGCCGCCCACGCCGTCTTCAACGGCGTCCAGTTCGGCCTGGTGTATATCGCCCTCGAGTACGACCTCGAGACGGCAGAACAGTCGACGTCGCTCCTGGCCGATACCGTCGGTCTCATCACTGCAATGTCACTTCCGTTCTGA
- a CDS encoding PAS domain-containing protein translates to MLIPPPASTRTERTPPAELRLLAVATGRRRDHLETTLEDAGFGDDDSPRSLETTATLADARTRFGEIDCLVVAPPTAPIDEDAPEAESASRDERGDGDEPVAELLESIRASAPDLPIIVLANERSPELADAVRSHDLTAVLERDDVSDHLERRARDLVEHRRLAALTRRTLAGLEFTGGAIAIVGPDGRIQFASRVFAMQFGYDRDSLPGLPWRDLFTDAAVAHLESTAIPTVAEGWRWTGNSTGRRKTGSTFPAQLSVDGLEDGSLIFVVTESAGDDSER, encoded by the coding sequence ATGCTGATCCCGCCACCGGCGTCGACACGGACAGAACGGACACCACCTGCGGAACTCCGCCTCCTCGCAGTCGCGACCGGACGGCGTCGCGACCACCTCGAAACCACACTCGAGGACGCCGGTTTCGGGGACGACGACTCCCCTCGATCCCTCGAGACGACGGCGACCCTGGCGGACGCACGAACTCGATTCGGAGAGATCGACTGTCTCGTCGTTGCACCGCCGACGGCGCCGATCGACGAAGACGCGCCCGAAGCCGAGTCGGCCTCCCGAGACGAGCGGGGAGACGGCGACGAACCCGTCGCGGAGCTCCTCGAGAGCATCAGGGCGAGCGCCCCCGATCTTCCGATTATCGTCCTCGCGAACGAACGGAGCCCCGAACTCGCGGACGCGGTTCGATCTCACGACTTGACCGCCGTTCTCGAACGCGACGACGTCTCCGACCACCTCGAGCGCCGCGCACGGGATCTCGTCGAACACCGCCGGTTGGCCGCGCTGACGCGGCGGACGCTCGCTGGCCTCGAGTTCACGGGCGGCGCGATCGCCATCGTCGGGCCCGACGGCCGGATCCAGTTCGCGAGTCGCGTGTTCGCGATGCAATTTGGCTACGATCGGGACTCGCTCCCCGGGCTGCCCTGGCGAGATCTGTTCACGGACGCGGCCGTCGCCCACCTCGAATCGACGGCGATCCCGACCGTCGCGGAGGGGTGGCGATGGACCGGCAACAGCACGGGCCGTCGAAAAACGGGGTCGACGTTTCCCGCCCAGCTCAGCGTCGACGGGCTGGAAGACGGAAGCCTCATTTTCGTCGTCACCGAGTCGGCCGGTGACGACAGCGAACGCTGA
- a CDS encoding PAS domain S-box protein: protein MFTAVAHAIPLAGATAETVAILSSAVGLLSALAGPLEIVGEVLLERIAAAGEASKPGAEVILLGLAARSGSGRANDIEALTGDLRRFVDRVRGDAPIPAPETAESPADGDRRADVEEPIDFTIDRDDEVGQLSEVVDDLADAVRERDCRRARNERYRRDLHRITTDPTLQTETKIRRLLELGRDRLGADTGIVSRIDDSAERAEVEAAVGRHADLEGTTMDLSHIHCQEVVTSDDVLAVSDVGDPGTDDQFSDVEFDVRSYVGGKILVEGDPYGTLCFVSHRPRDEPFTPDETAFVDLMSRCISQTCERHAHVERIRERERRLERAHAFTDDMLDAVDDVVYLLDETGEVCRWNESLCEATGYTDDEVESMHALDFFDEPEHERVMDAITEVFETGDAHIDVPLVTSDGERIPYQFFGSSLETPAGDRVIAGVGRDVSEQQAKERRLERYEAFTNDVLDAVDDVFYIIDDDGYFQRWNETLVDVSGYTDAEIESMRALEFFDEETRPAIRDSFEDAFETGDTRVEAKLRTKSGDRIPYEFIASVLEDPDENPVEVGIGRDITERKEKQRRLRERETHLARTKTMFEQAQRLAKVGAWELDVSEEPSDLRWSDEVRRIHGVSPDEEIDVERAIEFYHPDDRPTVREAVERGLEDGEPFDLELRIVTTDGDLRWIRTIGEPLCEGGEGGHEPSDDGETVRLCGAFQDITERKERERELERAETIIQTLDELVYTIDADGCFTFLNDAVTSVVGYEPEELIGEHVSKVMVQDDIETAQDRIRELLRADVPSETFEMVIETEDGTVIDVENHMAVLPSANGEFTGTAGVARNVTERKERERRLKTTSARLEALFENSPDMIDVLDTEGTIVDANRRLADELGYAADELVGTSIWEYDTLFDADEVLAMLEDLSVGDRRKFEGTYQRRDGSTFPVEIHLICIELENENRFIAISRDITERKERERDLRETKRRLELALEGTNTGVWEWDLETDAVTWNETYEGLLGLDPGSFGGTWEAFKSRVHPDDVSRVVETVTRNIENDELFQTEFRLRHEDGHWVWVGARGRVVDADGGRRMVGINNDISQRKEHERDLERTTELLRQAERLAGMGGWELDESGDSRTVTLTDGLRRLFEFGPDEDVDFDRAFSLTHPDDQPAVHEVVESALEDGESYEIEHRLRTTRGDERWVRSIGEPLVLDDEGRRLPCSRTSSGTDEVVGIRGTVQDITAHKERELALETLHRVARDLLGSDSEREVAELVVETATDILEASGVAVYRLDSDVNRLDPVAYTDGFETLSDGAPSVAVGDADSVLWNTYVTGAGTVVDEPASFDRSRVFGSDVESGVVVPIGDHGVFTVASGRGPIGAEARRLIETLVATTEAALDRLESEASLREREVELEERNRRLNRQIATTELIRRIDQLLIGADNREEIERTVPERLVEADDIAFAWIGSLDASGTQLEPRTWAGDGQEYLGDVSLSYDASSEPAVRTARTETPTVVSNVVEGLQNDPWRRDALDRGFQSVISVPLSHAEYSYGVLTVYADDPDAFADLEQTVVTELGEGIANAITEVKTREALHAETLLELTLRIDGSADLLSRIASKTGARVTYDGLGTHTGDETLLFFETSGVPSEDVRTALDDIVSVTEYRLISDADGDCRFEATVAGDTIASRLVRHGGSPRSMHADGERLEVAVDVPTGTDVREFVEMLREQYASVELQARRHVERSMGTRSELVTSLFDVLTDRQLEVLRTAYFAGFFDWPRESTGEEIADMLEVTQPTVNRHLRVGQQRLLAQLFETEQPTPAD, encoded by the coding sequence ATGTTCACTGCCGTGGCCCACGCAATACCGCTCGCAGGTGCCACAGCTGAGACTGTCGCCATCCTCTCGAGTGCGGTCGGGCTCCTGAGTGCACTCGCCGGCCCGCTCGAAATCGTCGGTGAAGTGCTACTCGAGCGCATCGCTGCTGCGGGGGAGGCGTCGAAACCGGGAGCCGAAGTGATCCTGCTCGGCCTCGCCGCCCGAAGCGGGTCCGGTCGAGCGAACGATATCGAGGCGCTCACCGGCGACCTTCGACGGTTCGTGGATCGGGTCCGCGGAGATGCTCCGATACCCGCACCAGAAACCGCCGAGTCGCCGGCTGACGGCGACCGACGCGCCGACGTCGAGGAACCGATCGACTTCACCATCGATCGGGACGACGAGGTCGGCCAGCTGTCGGAGGTGGTCGACGATCTGGCGGACGCCGTGCGCGAACGCGACTGCCGGCGGGCACGGAACGAGCGCTATCGGCGGGACCTGCACCGAATTACGACCGATCCGACGCTGCAGACCGAGACGAAGATCCGCCGGCTGCTCGAGCTCGGCCGTGATCGACTGGGGGCCGACACCGGGATCGTTTCTCGGATCGACGACTCGGCCGAGCGCGCCGAAGTCGAGGCGGCCGTCGGGCGCCACGCCGATCTGGAGGGAACGACGATGGACCTGTCGCACATCCATTGCCAGGAGGTCGTCACGTCGGACGACGTACTGGCGGTCTCCGACGTCGGGGACCCGGGCACTGACGACCAGTTTTCCGACGTCGAGTTCGACGTCCGCAGTTACGTCGGCGGGAAGATCCTCGTCGAAGGCGATCCCTACGGGACGCTCTGTTTCGTGAGCCACCGACCGCGAGACGAGCCGTTCACGCCGGACGAAACGGCGTTCGTCGACCTGATGAGCCGCTGCATAAGCCAGACCTGCGAACGGCACGCTCACGTCGAGCGAATACGCGAACGGGAGCGCCGACTCGAGCGCGCCCACGCGTTCACCGACGATATGTTAGACGCCGTCGACGACGTCGTGTACCTGCTCGACGAAACCGGCGAGGTGTGTCGCTGGAACGAGAGCCTGTGTGAGGCGACCGGGTACACCGACGACGAAGTCGAGTCGATGCACGCCCTGGATTTCTTCGACGAGCCGGAGCACGAACGGGTGATGGACGCGATCACCGAGGTTTTCGAGACCGGAGACGCGCACATCGACGTCCCGCTCGTCACCAGCGACGGCGAGCGGATTCCCTACCAGTTCTTCGGGTCGTCTCTCGAGACGCCGGCCGGAGATCGGGTCATCGCCGGCGTCGGCCGGGACGTCAGCGAACAGCAGGCGAAAGAGCGGCGCCTCGAGCGCTACGAGGCGTTTACGAACGACGTACTGGATGCGGTGGACGACGTGTTCTACATCATCGACGACGACGGGTACTTCCAGCGCTGGAACGAGACGCTGGTCGATGTGTCGGGGTATACGGACGCGGAGATCGAGTCGATGCGCGCACTCGAGTTCTTCGACGAGGAAACCAGACCGGCGATCCGTGATTCGTTCGAGGATGCCTTCGAGACCGGCGATACCCGCGTCGAAGCGAAGTTGCGAACGAAATCGGGCGACCGGATTCCCTACGAGTTCATCGCGTCGGTCCTCGAGGATCCGGACGAGAATCCGGTCGAAGTCGGGATCGGTCGGGACATCACGGAACGCAAGGAGAAACAACGCCGCCTCCGCGAGCGCGAGACGCACCTCGCGCGGACGAAGACCATGTTCGAGCAAGCCCAGCGGTTGGCGAAGGTCGGCGCCTGGGAACTCGACGTGTCCGAGGAGCCGTCCGACCTCCGGTGGTCCGACGAGGTCCGGCGGATCCACGGCGTCTCGCCCGACGAAGAGATCGACGTCGAACGGGCGATCGAGTTCTACCATCCGGACGACCGTCCGACGGTCCGCGAGGCAGTCGAACGCGGGCTCGAGGACGGTGAGCCGTTCGATCTGGAACTGCGCATCGTCACGACCGACGGCGATCTGCGATGGATTCGGACCATCGGCGAACCGCTCTGTGAGGGCGGCGAGGGAGGTCACGAACCGTCCGACGACGGAGAGACCGTCAGACTGTGCGGGGCGTTTCAGGACATCACGGAGCGCAAGGAGCGCGAACGCGAACTCGAGCGCGCCGAGACGATCATTCAGACGCTCGACGAACTCGTGTACACGATAGACGCTGACGGCTGCTTCACCTTCCTGAACGACGCGGTCACGTCAGTCGTGGGCTACGAACCCGAGGAACTGATCGGCGAACACGTCTCCAAGGTCATGGTCCAGGACGACATCGAGACCGCCCAGGACCGGATTCGAGAGTTACTCCGCGCCGACGTCCCCTCGGAGACGTTCGAGATGGTGATCGAGACCGAGGATGGCACGGTGATCGACGTGGAAAATCACATGGCGGTGTTGCCGTCGGCAAACGGCGAATTCACCGGGACTGCGGGCGTCGCTCGCAACGTTACCGAGCGCAAGGAGCGCGAACGCCGACTGAAAACGACGAGCGCACGGCTCGAGGCGCTGTTCGAAAACTCCCCCGATATGATCGACGTCCTCGATACCGAGGGAACGATCGTCGACGCGAACCGCCGACTGGCGGACGAACTGGGATACGCTGCGGACGAACTGGTCGGGACGAGCATCTGGGAATACGACACCCTGTTCGACGCCGATGAGGTGCTGGCCATGCTCGAGGACCTGTCGGTCGGCGACCGGCGGAAATTCGAGGGTACGTATCAGCGTCGCGACGGGTCGACGTTTCCAGTCGAAATCCACCTGATCTGTATCGAACTCGAGAACGAAAACCGCTTCATCGCGATCAGCCGCGACATCACGGAGCGGAAAGAACGCGAGCGCGACCTCCGCGAGACGAAACGCCGTCTCGAACTGGCACTGGAAGGGACGAACACCGGCGTCTGGGAGTGGGATCTAGAGACCGACGCGGTCACCTGGAACGAGACGTACGAGGGGCTGCTGGGGCTCGACCCCGGGTCGTTCGGCGGAACGTGGGAGGCTTTCAAAAGCCGGGTCCATCCGGACGACGTCTCCCGCGTGGTGGAAACGGTCACCCGGAACATCGAGAACGACGAACTGTTCCAGACGGAGTTCCGGTTGCGACACGAAGACGGGCACTGGGTCTGGGTCGGGGCCCGCGGTCGGGTCGTCGACGCCGACGGAGGCAGGCGGATGGTGGGGATCAACAACGACATCAGCCAGCGCAAGGAACACGAACGCGATCTCGAGCGGACGACCGAATTGCTCAGGCAGGCAGAACGCCTCGCCGGCATGGGCGGCTGGGAACTCGACGAAAGCGGCGACTCGCGAACCGTGACGTTGACGGACGGGTTGCGTCGGCTGTTCGAATTTGGGCCGGACGAGGACGTCGATTTCGATCGGGCGTTCTCGCTTACCCACCCCGACGACCAACCGGCCGTCCACGAGGTCGTCGAATCGGCCCTGGAGGACGGCGAGAGCTACGAGATTGAACACCGTTTGCGGACGACACGGGGTGACGAGCGGTGGGTGAGATCCATCGGTGAGCCCCTCGTACTGGACGACGAGGGCCGGCGCCTCCCGTGTAGCCGGACGTCCTCAGGTACCGACGAAGTCGTCGGAATACGCGGGACGGTTCAGGATATCACCGCGCACAAGGAACGCGAACTGGCACTCGAGACGCTCCACCGCGTCGCGCGGGATCTGCTCGGCTCCGACTCCGAACGAGAGGTCGCGGAACTGGTCGTCGAAACCGCGACCGACATTCTCGAGGCGTCGGGCGTCGCCGTCTACCGGCTCGATTCGGACGTAAACCGGCTGGATCCGGTCGCGTACACCGACGGGTTCGAGACCCTCAGTGACGGTGCGCCGTCGGTCGCCGTCGGCGACGCCGATTCGGTCCTCTGGAACACCTACGTGACGGGGGCGGGGACGGTGGTCGACGAACCGGCGTCGTTCGACCGTTCGCGAGTGTTTGGTTCCGACGTCGAAAGCGGCGTCGTCGTCCCGATCGGCGATCACGGCGTCTTCACGGTCGCGTCGGGGAGGGGACCGATCGGCGCCGAGGCCAGGCGGCTGATCGAGACGCTCGTCGCGACGACGGAAGCCGCGCTCGACCGCCTCGAAAGCGAGGCCAGCCTCCGCGAACGGGAAGTCGAACTCGAGGAACGAAACCGCCGTCTCAACCGCCAGATCGCGACCACGGAGCTCATCAGGCGGATCGACCAGTTGCTCATCGGTGCCGACAACCGGGAGGAGATCGAACGCACGGTTCCCGAACGGCTGGTCGAGGCCGACGACATCGCGTTCGCCTGGATCGGCTCGCTCGACGCGAGCGGCACGCAACTCGAGCCTCGCACCTGGGCCGGCGACGGCCAGGAGTACCTGGGCGACGTCTCGCTGTCGTACGACGCGTCGTCCGAGCCGGCCGTCCGGACCGCACGAACGGAAACGCCGACGGTCGTTTCGAACGTCGTCGAGGGCCTGCAGAACGATCCCTGGCGGCGCGACGCGCTTGATCGGGGGTTCCAGTCCGTCATCAGCGTCCCGCTCTCGCACGCCGAGTACTCCTACGGCGTGCTCACCGTGTACGCCGACGATCCGGACGCGTTCGCCGACCTCGAGCAGACCGTCGTGACGGAACTCGGGGAGGGGATTGCGAACGCGATTACGGAGGTGAAAACGCGCGAAGCGCTACACGCGGAGACCCTGCTCGAACTGACGCTTCGAATCGACGGCTCGGCCGACTTGCTCTCCCGAATCGCGTCGAAGACCGGCGCTCGCGTCACGTACGACGGCCTCGGAACCCACACCGGCGACGAGACGCTGCTGTTCTTCGAAACCAGCGGCGTCCCGTCCGAGGACGTCCGCACCGCCCTCGACGATATCGTTTCCGTCACGGAGTACAGACTGATCAGCGATGCCGACGGCGACTGCCGCTTCGAGGCGACCGTCGCGGGCGATACGATCGCTTCGCGGCTGGTCCGTCACGGCGGCAGTCCGCGTTCGATGCACGCCGACGGCGAGCGACTGGAGGTCGCCGTCGACGTCCCCACGGGGACCGACGTCCGCGAGTTCGTCGAGATGCTCCGAGAGCAGTACGCGTCCGTCGAGTTGCAGGCCCGCCGCCACGTCGAACGGTCCATGGGGACCCGAAGCGAACTCGTGACGTCGCTGTTCGACGTGCTGACCGATCGACAACTCGAGGTGCTGCGGACGGCCTACTTCGCCGGGTTTTTCGACTGGCCACGCGAGAGCACCGGCGAGGAGATCGCCGACATGCTCGAGGTGACTCAGCCGACGGTCAATCGCCACCTGCGAGTCGGACAGCAGCGGCTGTTGGCGCAATTGTTCGAGACCGAACAGCCGACGCCCGCGGACTGA
- a CDS encoding HalOD1 output domain-containing protein, which yields MTSTTLDYHHDSISLRVIDAIANATNTDPHELDPLYYVVDPEALDQLFQSDTSTSVRVEFEYDGRLVEVRSDGTVAVDGTVHGRA from the coding sequence ATGACCAGCACCACACTAGATTACCACCACGATTCGATCAGTCTCCGGGTTATCGACGCTATCGCGAACGCGACGAATACCGACCCACACGAGCTCGATCCGCTGTACTACGTCGTTGACCCCGAAGCGCTCGATCAACTGTTTCAGTCCGACACGAGCACCTCCGTTCGCGTCGAATTCGAGTACGACGGCAGGCTGGTCGAAGTTCGAAGTGACGGCACCGTCGCGGTCGATGGAACGGTCCACGGACGAGCGTAA
- a CDS encoding adenosylhomocysteinase: protein MTDTEYPPISEQLDDVASAREEGRRKMDWAAQHMPIMEHVREEFVADKPLAGERIGMAMHVEAKTAILVEALAEGGAEVAVTGCNPLSTHDDVSAALDAHENITSYARRGVDDEEYYDAIETVIAHEPTITVDDGMDLVAAIHEDYPELIDGIIGGAEETTTGVHRLRAMDDDGALEYPVFAVNDTPMKRLFDNVHGTGESSLASIAMTTNLSWAGKNVVVAGYGYCGKGVAKKAAGQNANVVVTEVEPRRALEAHMEGYDVMPMDEAAEIGDVFLTTTGNRDVIVAEHFEKMKDGVLLANAGHFDIEIDLEALDDLAVDRYEAREGVEAYELADGRRLNVIAEGRLVNLAAPVSLGHPVEVMDQSFGVQAVCVRELLENGDIYESGVYDVPDELDKEIAEIKLEAEGVDFDSLTDAQRDYMGSWDHGT from the coding sequence ATGACCGACACCGAGTATCCTCCGATCAGCGAGCAACTGGACGACGTCGCGTCCGCTCGCGAGGAGGGACGCCGGAAGATGGACTGGGCCGCACAGCACATGCCGATCATGGAACACGTACGCGAGGAGTTCGTCGCCGACAAGCCGCTCGCTGGCGAACGAATCGGGATGGCGATGCACGTCGAGGCCAAGACGGCGATACTCGTCGAGGCACTCGCTGAGGGCGGCGCGGAGGTCGCCGTCACCGGCTGTAACCCGCTGTCGACGCACGACGACGTCTCGGCGGCGCTCGACGCACACGAGAACATCACCAGCTACGCCAGACGCGGCGTCGACGACGAGGAGTACTACGACGCCATCGAGACCGTCATCGCCCACGAGCCCACGATCACCGTCGACGACGGGATGGACCTCGTGGCCGCGATCCACGAGGACTATCCCGAGTTGATCGACGGTATCATCGGCGGTGCGGAGGAGACGACTACCGGCGTCCACCGCCTGCGCGCGATGGACGACGACGGCGCGCTCGAGTACCCCGTCTTCGCGGTCAACGACACCCCGATGAAACGCCTGTTCGACAACGTCCACGGCACCGGCGAGTCGTCGCTGGCGTCGATCGCCATGACGACGAATCTGTCGTGGGCCGGGAAGAACGTCGTCGTCGCCGGCTACGGCTACTGCGGGAAAGGCGTCGCGAAGAAGGCGGCGGGCCAGAACGCGAACGTCGTCGTCACCGAAGTCGAGCCCCGTCGCGCGCTCGAGGCACACATGGAGGGCTACGACGTCATGCCGATGGACGAGGCCGCCGAGATCGGCGACGTGTTCCTGACGACGACGGGCAACCGCGACGTCATCGTCGCGGAGCACTTCGAGAAGATGAAAGACGGCGTCCTGCTGGCGAACGCCGGTCACTTCGACATCGAAATCGATCTCGAGGCGCTCGACGACCTCGCCGTGGACCGCTACGAGGCCCGCGAGGGCGTCGAGGCCTACGAACTGGCGGACGGTCGCCGCTTGAACGTCATCGCCGAAGGCAGACTCGTCAATCTGGCCGCCCCCGTCTCGCTCGGTCACCCGGTCGAGGTGATGGACCAGTCCTTCGGCGTCCAGGCCGTCTGCGTCCGTGAACTGCTCGAAAACGGCGACATCTACGAGTCGGGCGTCTACGACGTCCCCGACGAACTCGACAAAGAGATCGCCGAGATCAAACTCGAGGCCGAGGGCGTCGACTTCGATTCGCTGACCGACGCCCAGCGCGACTACATGGGAAGCTGGGACCACGGGACCTAG
- the hjc gene encoding Holliday junction resolvase Hjc — protein MSQAKGDRRERELVNALDEAGFAVMRAPASGSATERELPDVLAGDGERFYAIEAKSSSGDPIYLTGEEVEALIYFAQNFGAKPRIGVRFDREDWYFFHPADLHVTDGGNYRVKKETALAEGVDFAEFAGRSEKVTLDEVGDDATETGPDEEIIRVLNAVAQGVMDAEEAAELLD, from the coding sequence ATGTCCCAGGCGAAGGGCGACCGCCGCGAACGCGAACTCGTCAACGCGCTCGACGAGGCCGGTTTCGCTGTGATGCGTGCGCCCGCGAGCGGTTCCGCGACCGAACGGGAACTCCCGGACGTCCTCGCGGGCGACGGCGAGCGGTTCTACGCGATCGAGGCGAAATCGAGTTCCGGCGACCCCATCTATCTCACCGGCGAAGAGGTCGAAGCGCTGATCTACTTCGCGCAGAATTTCGGCGCGAAACCCCGGATCGGCGTCCGCTTCGACCGCGAGGACTGGTACTTCTTCCATCCCGCCGATCTCCACGTCACCGACGGCGGTAACTACCGCGTCAAGAAGGAGACGGCGCTCGCCGAGGGAGTCGACTTCGCCGAATTCGCCGGTCGATCCGAGAAAGTCACCCTCGACGAGGTCGGCGACGACGCGACTGAGACCGGCCCGGACGAGGAAATCATCCGCGTGCTGAACGCGGTGGCACAGGGCGTGATGGACGCCGAAGAAGCCGCGGAACTGCTCGACTAG